Proteins encoded within one genomic window of Mangifera indica cultivar Alphonso unplaced genomic scaffold, CATAS_Mindica_2.1 Un_0150, whole genome shotgun sequence:
- the LOC123208175 gene encoding uncharacterized protein LOC123208175: MSTLSERVGVLEALVGEPAREGESLAEQGALHAEAIAELKQITRNLQKECAERYNEILSQILSLTDRMEERVATLEEDLKIAKKAIAGAPSGGEMVAGQSKLKVPEPKPFGGSRNAKELENFLWDMDQYFKAARVAEEEQVTITAMYLAGDAKLWWRTRMEDDASAGRPKIESWEVLKRELKEQFLPQNSAWVARETLKKLKHTSSVREYVKEFSSLMLDIKNMSEEDKLFNFVSGLQPWAQAELRRQKVADLPSAVAAADGLVDYKLGPSSSNAGEKKKGRSERRRSPRKYGKEGWKDRRKREAEPSKQRGPDPTPSRQGGGCFLCAGPHRARDCPKREQLSALIAQEEKSTEDENPRLNPIQLLNAVTAEQPAACKGLMYAWVEVNGQQVRAMLDTGATNNFLAQRVVGKLGVTMEKCSSRIKAVNSASQPILGTAASRVKMGAWEGECTFMAVPLDDFDLILGLDFFVKAKAVAMPHLNGVMIMDEQQACFVKADANVRSAERVALQSAAQVCAGLEHVALQSAAQVCAGLKRGEELVIAALVEIKEDHTMDVPDCVAEVLDRYADVMPAALPKTLPPKRRIDHKIELEPGARPPARAPYRMGPMELEELRKQLDELPEAGFIQPSKAPYGAPHHRVTDALSRKEVHAYVAALTEVQSDFLGKLRAQAEEDAEYAHLREQVEQGVVRKYWLDRGLLYAKGGRLYVPKSGGLRQGLLKETHEPQWAGHPGVERMVALLKRHYCWPRLEEDVELYVRTCLVCQLDKTERQKQAGLLQPLPIPERPWESVSMDFVSGFPKVDGKGSVLVVVDRFSKYAVFIAAPQTCQAQTAAELFFRHVVKIFGLPRDIISDRDARFTGKFWTSLFKMMGSELKFSTANHPQTDGQTERVNALLEEYLRHYVTASQRNWVELLDIAQFSYNVHKSSSTGMSPAEVALGQQPMTPLEVAKQKTQGECPAAYRFAREKTELIEEAMDSLSKAQRRMKKYADKHRRSVEFQEGDMVLLKLTPQIWKKITDRRYHKGLVQRYDGPFQIIKRVGAVAYRLQLPERLKIHPTFHVSFLKPYHEGDRAQVRRAPPMVRKDIDKKLAKVLDRRTLGESKKNRRVEYLIQWEGESDADATWERDVNLWQYEDQIKAYLETHLTRASGSSSGGGFVTGKPACGVAQGDVHARVRIAALPVGAGRMIQGPSHAQGNAEATSQ; encoded by the exons ATGTCAACCTTGAGCGAGCGTGTTGGAGTTCTGGAAGCCTTGGTGGGTGAACCAGCACGTGAAGGAGAGTCTCTTGCTGAGCAGGGAGCGCTACACGCAGAGGCTATTGCTGAATTGAAGCAGATCACGCGCAATCTGCAGAAGGAGTGCGCTGAGCGGTATAATGAGATTCTTTCCCAAATTCTGTCCCTTACAGACCGCATGGAGGAGCGGGTAGCAACGCTTGAGGAGGACCTCAAGATTGCCAAGAAAGCCATAGCTGGAGCACCAAGTGGGGGTGAGATGGTTGCGGGTCAGTCCAAACTGAAAGTTCCAGAGCCAAAGCCATTCGGAGGGAGCCGTAACGCGAAGGAGCTGGAGAATTTTCTGTGGGACATGGACCAATACTTCAAGGCCGCACGCGTGGCTGAGGAAGAGCAGGTAACCATCACTGCTATGTATCTTGCAGGGGACGCCAAGCTTTGGTGGCGCACACGTATGGAGGATGACGCTAGTGCGGGCAGGCCAAAGATTGAGTCATGGGAAGTCTTGAAGCGGGAATTGAAAGAGCAGTTCCTACCGCAAAATTCAGCATGGGTAGCAAGGGAGACGCTGAAGAAACTGAAGCACACGAGTTCCGTGCGGGAATACGTGAAGGAGTTCAGTTCGTTGATGCTGGACATCAAGAACATGAGCGAAGAAGACAagctatttaattttgtttcagggCTACAGCCCTGGGCACAGGCTGAGTTGAGGAGGCAGAAGGTGGCGGATTTACCTTCAGCCGTAGCTGCCGCAGACGGCTTGGTGGACTACAAACTAGGGCCGTCGTCTTCGAACGCGGGTGAGAAGAAAAAGGGCAGAAGCGAGAGGAGGAGGTCTCCTCGAAAATATGGCAAAGAGGGCTGGAAGGACAGGAGGAAAAGAGAAGCAGAACCATCAAAGCAGAGGGGTCCGGATCCAACCCCGAGCAGACAAGGTGGCGGGTGCTTTCTTTGTGCTGGACCGCATCGGGCTAGGGATTGTCCAAAGCGGGAGCAACTGTCCGCTCTCATTGCACAGGAGGAAAAGAGCACTGAAGATGAGAACCCAAGGCTGAATCCCATACAGCTACTGAACGCCGTGACAGCCGAGCAACCAGCCGCGTGCAAGGGGTTAATGTACGCGTGGGTGGAGGTGAACGGGCAGCAGGTGCGTGCAATGCTGGACACGGGTGCCACGAATAATTTCTTGGCACAGCGCGTGGTGGGGAAGCTAGGAGTGACCATGGAAAAGTGCTCAAGCAGAATAAAGGCGGTAAATTCCGCGTCTCAGCCAATATTGGGCACTGCCGCTTCACGGGTGAAGATGGGTGCATGGGAAGGCGAGTGCACGTTTATGGCAGTACCCTTGGATGACTTTGATCTCATCCTTGGCCTCGATTTCTTTGTGAAGGCCAAAGCCGTTGCCATGCCACATCTAAATGGGGTGATGATTATGGATGAGCAGCAGGCGTGTTTCGTCAAGGCGGATGCAAACGTGAGGAGCGCAGAGCGCGTAGCGCTGCAGTCTGCCGCACAGGTGTGCGCGGGTCTGGAGCACGTAGCGCTGCAGTCTGCCGCACAGGTGTGTGCGGGTTTGAAGCGCGGAGAGGAGCTGGTGATTGCGGCACTGGTGGAGATCAAGGAGGATCACACCATGGACGTGCCGGATTGCGTGGCAGAGGTGCTGGACCGATACGCAGACGTGATGCCCGCGGCGTTACCCAAGACGTTGCCGCCAAAGAGACGTATAGACCACAAAATTGAGCTGGAGCCAGGAGCAAGGCCGCCAGCACGCGCACCATACAGAATGGGGCCAATGGAGTTAGAGGAGCTGAGGAAACAATTGGATGAGCTGCCGGAGGCTGGATTCATCCAACCCTCAAAGGCACCATATGGAGCGCCGCACCACAGAGTGACAGACGCGTTGAGCCGCAAGGAGGTGCACGCGTATGTAGCAGCGTTGACAGAGGTTCAGTCGGATTTCCTCGGGAAATTGCGGGCGCAAGCAGAGGAAGACGCGGAGTACGCACACTTGAGAGAACAAGTGGAGCAGGGGGTCGTGAGAAAATATTGGCTGGACAGAGGGCTGCTCTATGCAAAAGGAGGCAGGCTGTACGTTCCCAAGAGCGGGGGACTAAGGCAAGGATTATTGAAGGAAACGCATGAGCCACAATGGGCAGGACATCCAGGCGTGGAAAGGATGGTGGCGCTGCTCAAAAGACACTATTGTTGGCCAAGGCTGGAGGAAGACGTGGAGCTGTACGTACGCACGTGTTTGGTGTGTCAACTGGACAAGACCGAGCGGCAGAAGCAAGCGGGTCTGCTACAGCCACTTCCTATACCCGAGAGGCCATGGGAATCGGTGTCTATGGATTTTGTGAGCGGGTTTCCGAAGGTGGACGGGAAAGGATCTGTTTTGGTGGTAGTCGACAGATTTTCCAAATATGCAGTGTTCATTGCCGCCCCACAGACGTGCCAAGCGCAAACAGCAGCGGAGTTGTTTTTCAGACACGTCGTGAAGATTTTTGGACTACCAAGGGACATCATAAGTGATCGAGACGCGAGGTTCACAGGGAAATTCTGGACGTCATTGTTTAAAATGATGGGTTCCGAGCTAAAATTTTCAACAGCAAATCATCCACAGACCGACGGGCAAACAGAGCGCGTAAATGCTTTGTTGGAGGAATACTTGCGGCATTACGTCACCGCAAGCCAGCGGAATTGGGTAGAGCTACTGGATATCGCTCAGTTCAGCTACAACGTGCACAAATCATCATCCACGGGGATGAGTCCAGCGGAGGTAGCGCTAGGACAGCAGCCGATGACACCATTGGAGGTGGCTAAGCAGAAAACGCAGGGAGAGTGCCCAGCAGCGTACAGATTTGCACGTGAGAAGACTGAATTGATTGAGGAAGCGATGGACAGCCTATCCAAAGCCCAGCGGAGGATGAAGAAGTATGCGGATAAGCATAGGAGATCAGTGGAGTTCCAGGAGGGAGACATGGTGCTGCTGAAATTAACGCCTCAGATTTGGAAGAAGATCACAGACCGGAGGTACCATAAGGGACTGGTGCAGCGGTATGATGGGCCGTTTCAGATAATCAAGCGGGTTGGAGCAGTGGCGTATAGGCTTCAATTACCGGAGCGCTTGAAGATACACCCCACGTTTCACGTGAGTTTTCTCAAGCCATATCATGAGGGTGATAGAGCTCAAGTGAGGAGAGCACCACCCATGGTGAGGAAGGACATTGATAAGAAGCTTGCAAAAGTTTTAGACAGAAGAACTTTGGGGGAGAGCAAGAAAAACCGGCGTGTGGAATACTTGATCCAGTGGGAAGGAGAAAGTGACGCCGACGCAACGTGGGAGAGAGACGTGAACTTGTGGCAGTATGAGGACCAAATAAAGGCTTATTTGGAGACCCACCTGACGAGGGCGTCAGGCTCTTCCAGTGGGGGTGGGTTTGTCACAGG GAAGCCTGCGTGCGGAGTAGCGCAGGGAGACGTACATGCGCGGGTGCGCATAGCGGCACTTCCAGTTGGTGCTGGGAGGATGATACAAGGACCAAGTCATGCACAAGGGAATGCGGAGGCCACAAGCCAG